From Solibaculum mannosilyticum:
AATCAGACAGCCGTAGGTCACATCCATAATGGGGCGCAGCAGCTCGTGCCGATAGGTGATGTTCTCCGGATGATGGCGGTTTTCGATGTACCGCGGGATGGAGTCCATGGGGCCGGGACGGTAAAGGGAGATAACGGCGATGAGATCCTCCACCGAACGCGGACCCAGCTGTACCAGCACCTGGCGCATGCCTCCCGATTCAAATTGGAATACCCCTTCGGTCTGACCGGCGGCCAACATACGAAAGACCTCTTCATCCTCCAAGGAGATTTTCTCCAAGTCAAAGTCCGGGGTATGCCGTTTGACCATTTCCGCCGCGTCATACAGCACCGTCAGCGTGCGAAGGCCCAGGAAATCCATCTTGAGCAGGCCCAGTTCCTCCAGAGTGGTCATGGTGTACTGAGTGACCACCGATTCATCGTTTTTGGCAAGCGGCACATAACTGGCCACCGGGTCCCTGGTGATGACCACACCGGCCGCATGGGTAGAGGCATGCCGCGGCATACCCTCCAGCTTCCGGGCGGTGTCGATGAGATTCTTAATCTCCGGTTCCGCATCGTACCGGGCTTTGAGTTCCGGGGAGACCTTCAGCGCCCGGTCGATGGTCATCTTCAGCTCGAAGGGCACCAGCTTTGCCACCGAATCCACCGTGGCATAGGCTACCCCTAAGGCACGTCCCACATCCCGGATGGCGGCGCGGGACGCCATGGTTCCAAAGGTGATGATCTGGGCCACATGATCGTCGCCGTACTTCTCCACCACATAGTCGATGACCTTTTGGCGGCGTTCATAACAGAAGTCGATGTCGAAGTCCGGCATACTGACCCGCTCAGGATTTAAGAATCGCTCAAACAGCAGATTATACCGCATGGGATCGATGCCGGTGATGCCGATACAATATGCCGCCAATGATCCGGCTCCCGATCCGCGTCCCGGGCCCACCGGAATGCCGTTTTCCTTGGCGTAACGCACGAAGTCATGCACAATGAGGAAGTAGTCCACATATCCCATGGACCGGATGGTCTCTAACTCGTAATCCAGCCGCTGGACAAGGGATTCCTCCGGATGGTCCCCATAGTGGCGGGTAAGGCCCTGATAACACATCTCACGGAAATAGGTGTAGGCATCCTTGCCGTCCGGCACCTGGAAGTAAGGCAGTTTTGTATTGCCGAATTCAAAGTCGAAGCTGCACTGTTGTGCTATTTTGACGGTGTTCTCAATGGCTTCCGGCACATCGGAAAACAGGGCCGCCATTTCCTCCTCGCTCTTGATGTAAAATTCATCGGTGGGGAATTCCATCCCGATGTCTTCATTCACCGTCTTATTGAGCTGGATACACAATAGCACGTGCTGGAGACGGCTGTCCTCCCGGGTGAGATAATGGGCGTCATTGGTGGCGGCCATGGGAATCCCCGTCTCCCGGGAAAGGCGGATGAGATCGGGTAAAATATCCTGCTGCTCCTGGATGCCGTGGTTCTGTAATTCAATGTAGTAATTGCCCTCGCCAAACACCTGGTTGTACCAAAGTGCCGTCCGCTTGGCTGCATCGTAGTCCCCACGCACCAAAGCCCGAGGGATCTCTCCCGCCAGGCAGGCAGACATACAAATCAGTCCCTCATGGTATTGCTCCAGCAGCTCATGATCCACCCTCGGCTTGCCGTAGAAGCCCTCGGTAAAGGCCCTGGACACCAGTTGAAGCAAGTTTTTATAGCCGGTCTCGTTTTTACAAAGCAGGATCAGGTGATTGTTTTCCCGATCCAGACCGTGGACCCGATCAGTCCTCTTGCGGGCCGCTACGTATACCTCGCATCCGATGATGGGCTGGATACCGTGCTTTTTAGCCGCTTTATAAAAATCCACTGCGCCGTACATCACGCCGTGGTCGGTGATGGCCACAGCCTTCTGCCCCAGCGCAGCGGCTCTCTCCACTAGCCCCTCGATGCGGCATGCGCCGTCCAAAAGGCTGTATTCACTATGTACATGCAGATGGCAAAATCCCATCCGATCCCCTCCCTTTATTCTGACTCGTTGAGGGTGTGGCGCAGCTCCTCGGCCAACTCGTGGATGCGCCCTAACCGATGATTGACGCCCGAACGGGACAAGGGTGTGGACAATAATCCCCCTAATTCCCGAAGCGATAATTCTTGATTTTGAAGCCGAAGCCTCGCCAGCTCCTGCAAATCCTCCGGCAGAAAGGAAAGACCCCGCCGCTTCTCAATATACAGGATATCCTTGACCTGATTGGCGGCGGCCGTCACCGTCTTACTGATGTTGGCGGTATCGCAGTTGGTGACACGATTTGTACGGTTGCGGATGTCCTTGTATATCTTCACATTCATAATGGACAGCGACGCATTGGTGGCATGGATGAGGGTGAGAAAATCTTCAATCTGTTCGCTCTCCTTAAAGTAAAGCACATGCCCGCCCTTGCGCACGATGGTCTTGGCCATCAACCCATATTCTCCCAGTACGGTGGCCAAATCAGCCGCCAAATTGCGGAAAGGCACCGCCAGCTCCAAATGATACTCCTTTTGCGGATCGGCCAACGTCCCACAGGCCAAAAAGACGCCGCGCAAAAAAGCAGTTGCGCCGTCGTCATCCTCGGTATTGGCCCGGTTGATGCGAAGCTGGATGTCCTTCACTGTGTGTCCAAAACAGTCCAACACACGTTCCCGCTGCCTCTCTTCCGGTACCGACACCACAAAAAAACGGCTGCCTTCCTTTTTGTCCGATGACCGTTCCACCGGCACCTGTATGCCGATTAACCGATCGATGGCCTGGGCGTACAGATGGGCTACCTTCTCATTCTCGGTGTAAAGACAGATGCGGTCGGCTGAAAAGGCTCGTCCAAACAGCAGCATGCCGTACGCCTGGGCTTTGAGCGTCGCATCCGATCCCAAGCCCAAGGCACACAGCTCCTCTTTGACCTCGGCTGAAAAGGACATCCTGTTTCCTCCTCCCCGCTGGACGTCCGAACCATCTCGCCTCAGCGTTTGTTGATATCCCGGTGATTGACCGTCACACGCCTGCCCTTGTCCAAAAGATGCTGACACAAGAGGTCGGCGATGGTTACCGATCGATGTTTGCCTCCGGTGCATCCGATGGCGATGACCAGCTGACTTTTTCCCTCGTTGGCATAGAGGGGAATCATATAATCCACCATGTCCAGCAATCGTTTGACAAAGCCTTTGGTGGAATCCCATTCCAGCACGTAGTCCCGTACAGGGGCATCCAAGCCGGTCTTGTGCTTGAGCTCGTCGATGTAAAAGGGATTGGGCAGACAGCGCACGTCAAACATCAGATCAGCTTCGTTTGGGATGCCGTACTTGAAACCGAAGGACATGCAGTGAATGACCATCCCCTTGGAGACGTCCCCCAAAAACAGGTTGGTGATGCGCTCCTTGAGCTGGGCCGGGGATAAGTAGGAGGTATCGATGGTGTAATCGGCCCGCTCATAGATGGGATGCAACAATTCCCGTTCCCTCTCAATGGCCCGTTCCACCGATCCATTGGTCTCGTCGGCCAGAGGGTGCCGGCGGCGCGTTTCCTTATACCGGTTCTCCAGCACGACATCCTGGCAATTTAAGAAGAGGATCTTATACTCGCACCCCTGCTGTTTTAAGTCCTCAAGGCCTTCAAAAAAGCCGTTGAACAAGGTCCCTCCCCTGGTGTCGATGACCATGGCCATTTTGGAGATGCTGTCGTTGGACTGGAGGCAGAGTTCAACTACCTTGGACACCAGTTTAGGCGGAATATTATCCATGCAGAAAAATCCGATGTCCTCCAAAGCGTTGATAGCCCGGGATTTCCCTGCTCCTGATAAACCGGTTACTATGACAAATTCCATATGCTTTTCACCTCTGCCCTATGGTCTTGACCTCGCACTCCAGCTGGATGCCGCACTGGCGAAGCACTTCTTCCTGAATGATTTCAATCAGACGGCAAACGTCCTCACAGGAGGCGCCTCCATCGTTGATGATAAATCCAGCGTGTTTGGGGCTGACTACCGCGCCGCCTACCCTTCGTCCCTTCAGGCCGCACTGGTCGATGAGGGCCGACGCATACCCCTTGGCCGGGCGTTTAAACACACTGCCGGCGCTGGGCCATTCCAACGGCTGTTTGGACTTACGGCGTCCCAGGTAATCGTCCATGGCCTCCTTGATGGCCACAGGATCGCCGGGCCGCAGGGAAACCTCCACGCTGGTGATAACGGCAAAGCCGCTACTGTAGGCGCTATGACGATAGGAAAGATCCAGATCACTGCCTTCCAGACGTCCGGGAGTGCCGTCCAATTCCACATGATTGCATGCCGAGAGAACATGGGACATTTCACCGCCATAAGCTCCCGCATTCATATACGCCCCGCCGCCTGCACTGCCGGGAATGCCAAAGGCAAATTCCAATCCCGTAAGGCCCTTCTCCAGCGCAAAGCGGCACAGATTTGCCATGGTGACGCCGGCTCCACAGCGGATAATATGGGGAGAAACAAGCCCCATCTCCTGAAGCCCTTCCCCTACGTGCAGAACCAGGCCACGGATGCCTTTATCCGCTACCAGCATATTGGATCCACAGGACACCACCGTCACCGGAATCTCCAGCTCTTTCGCCAGACGGACTGCCTCGGTAAGCTGCCCTTCCGACCGGGGAGAACAAAACAGATCGGCTGGCCCGCCGATGCGGAAGGTGGTATGTTTTTGCATGGGCTCCTCTTTCACGACCGGGATCCCCTGCTCCATCAGCTGACGGTATAAACTGTCCATTGTGGTATGATCCATCCCATCTTCCTCCTGCTTATGCAAACTCTTGCCCCTATCGGCTTTCTCTCATATTCGTAGTGTGCCCCATCTAGGCCGCCGATTCCCACGACTCCTCCAAAAAACCAATCTTTCTTTGAACCATGGAATCAACGCCTACAGCTTTTCTTCTATTAGTATATCACACAACCCGGCTGATTAGAATAGTCAACCCCGTTCTAAGCCTTCGGACGGTTGCGATTTTCCAAGTATTTCACAAGCCTCTCATAGGAGGCATTGACAATCAATTCCTCCGGGAAATCGATTTCCCTCAGCATAGCCATAGCCTTGTCCACCTTGGCCACATCCATGTGGAAATGGGCGTCGGAATCCACCGAAATCTGTACCCCGTATTTCATGCACAGTTCTGCAACCTTCCGGCAATTGGGGACGGCTTCTTTCCGCACGTCAAAACTGTGGGAATTGATCTCTACCAGTTTGCCGTGTTCCCCAAATGCACGCACCACCTTGTCATAATCGCAGGCGTACCGGGGAAGGCCCATATGGCCGATAACGTCCACATAAGGGTTTTCTGCAATTCCCATCCAGGCTGATGTCACTTCGTCCGGATCGGTCATGAGAGCCGTCTGCTTGTGCATGGAGGCCACTACCCAGTCCAGCTTTTTGAGAATCCACTCCTCGATGTCCAAGCTCCCCTTGGGATCCATGACGTTGGCCTCTACACCCCGCAGGATGTGGACGCCAAAAAGATGATCGGGGATGGTATCCAAATTTTGAAAATGCCAGATGTGAGGAGCGTCGGGCATAGCGCTGCCGTGATCGGTGATGGCCACCGCTTTTAATCCGATGTCGGCCGACCAGCGGGCAATCTCGGTGATGGTGCTGTAGGCGTGGCTGGACGCCAAGGTATGCACATGCAAATCCGCTTCCAATTTCATTTCACTGTCACTCCTATTCCATGGACAAAAACATTTGGCTATGCTTTAAATCCGCATCGAATTTTCTGGACTCAGGTTCTTTTAAAACCCTTCCCAATCCAGAGTCTTCTCCCTCTCGCTGCTGAGGTCGTCCAACATGCCCAGCTGATTGAGAAGTTCCTTAGCCGCATTGTACCCCATCTTCTTCTGACGGTTGTTCATGGCCGCCACCTCGATGATGACCGCCAGGTTCCGGCCTGGTTTGACCGGAATGGTCAGCATGGGGACGCGGATCCCCAAAATATGGGTGTATTCATTCTCCATACCCATGCGGTCATATACCTTTTCATTGTTCCATAGTTCCAGCTGAATGACCATATCGATTTTTTCCGTCAGCTTGACTGCGCCCATACCAAAGATACGGCGGGCGTTGATGATACCGATACCCCTCAGTTCGATAAAGTGGCGGATGTTTTCCGGCGACGATCCCACCAGCGACCGGCTGGAGACGCGCCGGATTTCCACAGCGTCGTCGGCGATGAGACGATGGCCTCGTTTGATGAGTTCAATGGCCGTCTCGCTTTTGCCGACGCCGCTTTCTCCCAGCAGAAGGATCCCCTCGCCGTAGGCCTCGATGAGCACGCCGTGACGGGTGACGCGGGGGGCCAGCTCCACGTTGAGATACGAGATCAGGGCGGCGATAAAGGTGGAGGTTCCGTCGCTGCTGCGCAGCAGCGGAACTTCATAACGGGGCGCCAGATCCTCCAGCTCGTGAGGGATCTCCAGATTGCGCGTCATGATGATAACAGGG
This genomic window contains:
- a CDS encoding DNA polymerase III subunit alpha, with protein sequence MGFCHLHVHSEYSLLDGACRIEGLVERAAALGQKAVAITDHGVMYGAVDFYKAAKKHGIQPIIGCEVYVAARKRTDRVHGLDRENNHLILLCKNETGYKNLLQLVSRAFTEGFYGKPRVDHELLEQYHEGLICMSACLAGEIPRALVRGDYDAAKRTALWYNQVFGEGNYYIELQNHGIQEQQDILPDLIRLSRETGIPMAATNDAHYLTREDSRLQHVLLCIQLNKTVNEDIGMEFPTDEFYIKSEEEMAALFSDVPEAIENTVKIAQQCSFDFEFGNTKLPYFQVPDGKDAYTYFREMCYQGLTRHYGDHPEESLVQRLDYELETIRSMGYVDYFLIVHDFVRYAKENGIPVGPGRGSGAGSLAAYCIGITGIDPMRYNLLFERFLNPERVSMPDFDIDFCYERRQKVIDYVVEKYGDDHVAQIITFGTMASRAAIRDVGRALGVAYATVDSVAKLVPFELKMTIDRALKVSPELKARYDAEPEIKNLIDTARKLEGMPRHASTHAAGVVITRDPVASYVPLAKNDESVVTQYTMTTLEELGLLKMDFLGLRTLTVLYDAAEMVKRHTPDFDLEKISLEDEEVFRMLAAGQTEGVFQFESGGMRQVLVQLGPRSVEDLIAVISLYRPGPMDSIPRYIENRHHPENITYRHELLRPIMDVTYGCLIYQEQVMQVFRSLAGYSYGRADIVRRAMSKKKHDVMEKERKNFIYGLEREDGTLECEGCIRRGVDEQTANTIFDEMSSFASYAFNKSHAAAYATVSYQTAYMKCHHPREFMAALLTSVLDSATKVSGYIVECQKLGIKVEPPSVNLSFEGFTVTGKEIRFGLLAVRNLGRGFIRNLLAERDAGGPFTSFYDFCKRMQGKDLNRRTIESLIKCGALDGLGANRRQMLSSVDKMLDSLEASRRRNVDGQMGLFDLSEEISDDGPELPVMEEMSIADLLTLEKETTGLYLSGHPMAEYAQTAEKLGAARIGDIVEQAGESGSLYQDGSEVKLLALLDSVRLKTTRNNSTMAFVNLEDMYGAIEMLVFPRTLMEFGQQLQDGQVMVIHGKISAREDEDPKIICERVVPLSEAEMEGQSEDNTIPRPAVKQARTGLYLRLPTKDGDHFRRVMDIASLFDGGVPLYLHFADTGKTVLAPRTSWVDVNEPMLQEVYHILGKNNVVLK
- the whiA gene encoding DNA-binding protein WhiA, with product MSFSAEVKEELCALGLGSDATLKAQAYGMLLFGRAFSADRICLYTENEKVAHLYAQAIDRLIGIQVPVERSSDKKEGSRFFVVSVPEERQRERVLDCFGHTVKDIQLRINRANTEDDDGATAFLRGVFLACGTLADPQKEYHLELAVPFRNLAADLATVLGEYGLMAKTIVRKGGHVLYFKESEQIEDFLTLIHATNASLSIMNVKIYKDIRNRTNRVTNCDTANISKTVTAAANQVKDILYIEKRRGLSFLPEDLQELARLRLQNQELSLRELGGLLSTPLSRSGVNHRLGRIHELAEELRHTLNESE
- the rapZ gene encoding RNase adapter RapZ codes for the protein MEFVIVTGLSGAGKSRAINALEDIGFFCMDNIPPKLVSKVVELCLQSNDSISKMAMVIDTRGGTLFNGFFEGLEDLKQQGCEYKILFLNCQDVVLENRYKETRRRHPLADETNGSVERAIERERELLHPIYERADYTIDTSYLSPAQLKERITNLFLGDVSKGMVIHCMSFGFKYGIPNEADLMFDVRCLPNPFYIDELKHKTGLDAPVRDYVLEWDSTKGFVKRLLDMVDYMIPLYANEGKSQLVIAIGCTGGKHRSVTIADLLCQHLLDKGRRVTVNHRDINKR
- the murB gene encoding UDP-N-acetylmuramate dehydrogenase, whose amino-acid sequence is MDHTTMDSLYRQLMEQGIPVVKEEPMQKHTTFRIGGPADLFCSPRSEGQLTEAVRLAKELEIPVTVVSCGSNMLVADKGIRGLVLHVGEGLQEMGLVSPHIIRCGAGVTMANLCRFALEKGLTGLEFAFGIPGSAGGGAYMNAGAYGGEMSHVLSACNHVELDGTPGRLEGSDLDLSYRHSAYSSGFAVITSVEVSLRPGDPVAIKEAMDDYLGRRKSKQPLEWPSAGSVFKRPAKGYASALIDQCGLKGRRVGGAVVSPKHAGFIINDGGASCEDVCRLIEIIQEEVLRQCGIQLECEVKTIGQR
- a CDS encoding phosphatase — translated: MKLEADLHVHTLASSHAYSTITEIARWSADIGLKAVAITDHGSAMPDAPHIWHFQNLDTIPDHLFGVHILRGVEANVMDPKGSLDIEEWILKKLDWVVASMHKQTALMTDPDEVTSAWMGIAENPYVDVIGHMGLPRYACDYDKVVRAFGEHGKLVEINSHSFDVRKEAVPNCRKVAELCMKYGVQISVDSDAHFHMDVAKVDKAMAMLREIDFPEELIVNASYERLVKYLENRNRPKA
- the hprK gene encoding HPr(Ser) kinase/phosphatase, producing MSAPYSVSLDAIIQNFSLDIVYMPGSAEDIKIVSSDVNRPGLQLNGFFEYFDSNRIQVLGKSESAYLQDLGPDRRAAVFEELLAQQPPVIIMTRNLEIPHELEDLAPRYEVPLLRSSDGTSTFIAALISYLNVELAPRVTRHGVLIEAYGEGILLLGESGVGKSETAIELIKRGHRLIADDAVEIRRVSSRSLVGSSPENIRHFIELRGIGIINARRIFGMGAVKLTEKIDMVIQLELWNNEKVYDRMGMENEYTHILGIRVPMLTIPVKPGRNLAVIIEVAAMNNRQKKMGYNAAKELLNQLGMLDDLSSEREKTLDWEGF